A section of the Styela clava chromosome 9, kaStyClav1.hap1.2, whole genome shotgun sequence genome encodes:
- the LOC120339929 gene encoding uncharacterized protein LOC120339929, translating into MLYIVYFGFLMTAVIVQSSPCTRIEEDEKCVIPVLDEIDWNRLPGTWYLTMNIKDQVEQTASCFELRDIRDTDSGVYIEFRDIHVFPNKSKIHGTVPFHWIHMHDSIVKSDEKYELLFIEEIKKYGGDREAIADIKEVYKQPMSCMTDYKNQLICFECYEDGTRHVWVHTKNPRLNAEDVLNIRNELIELGGGWSEVKLYLSGCSNL; encoded by the exons ATGCTTTACATCGTATATTTTGGTTTCTTGATGACGGCTGTAATAGTTCAGAGTTCTCCGTGCACACGAATTGAAGAGGACGAGAAATGTGTTATACCTGTTCTTGATGAGATAGACTGGAACAGG CTGCCCGGAACTTGGTATCTCACCATGAATATAAAGGATCAGGTTGAGCAAACTGCTTCATGTTTTGAACTTCGTGATATCAGAGATACTGACAGTGGAGTTTATATTGAGTTCCGGGATATTCATGTATTTCCAAA CAAGTCAAAAATCCACGGTACCGTACCATTTCATTGGATCCACATGCATGATTCAATCGTCAAGTCAGATGAAAAATACG aacTTTTGTTCATTGAGGAAATTAAAAAGTACGGCGGAGACCGGGAAGCAATAGCTG aTATCAAAGAAGTGTATAAGCAACCTATGTCCTGCATGACAGATTACAAAAATCAACTAATTTGTTTTGAATGTTATGAAGACG GAACCAGACACGTTTGGGTACATACCAAAAATCCCCGACTGAATGCAGAGGATGTATTGAATATTCGAAACGAACTAATTGAACTTGGAGGTGGATGGAGCGAAGTCAAGCTATATCTCAGTGGTTGTAGCAACTTGTAA